The bacterium genome has a segment encoding these proteins:
- a CDS encoding ADP-ribosylglycohydrolase family protein, which produces MRKQIIFVMLFVIAAIFLSCGKQEIKTMKLDVLRDKIAGGWAGKMIGVTYGAPTEFRATGKTYDEELNWNAKQVKGALKQDDLYVQMSFMMTMDKYSMDAPAEKFAKSFANAGYPLWCANVTARKNYFDGIMPPKSGSPEYNLWADAIDFQIEADYIGFMCPAMPQTSNKICNKIGHIMNYGDGVYGGMFVCALYAQAYFEKDIATIVKNALKAIPAKSEYAQCIQDVIDLHAKYPDNWRSAWKEFNAKWGDTDISGPLNPFNIDAKINGSFIVMGLLYGNGDFGKTMEISIRCGQDSDCNPSNAAAVLGIRDGYSNIPDKWKSGIPEIADSLFIFTDYSFNKVVENTLNYAKRIVLANGGKIKDDVVYIKEQIPKAPKRLEVSFPGIKPLYQAGVEDSNWVWKGSWKNVAKGWFNQKMKVSDQQGAEASLKFKGSGILLTGSWDRNGGKADIYIDGQLMRTIDTYYWVANSGYPGAYLYHVLNLPYDNHTVRIVVSGKKNPKATGTNITLGGAVIYGTTKS; this is translated from the coding sequence ATGCGTAAACAAATTATCTTTGTTATGTTGTTTGTAATCGCTGCTATTTTTCTTTCATGCGGCAAACAAGAGATTAAAACTATGAAACTTGATGTGCTGCGTGATAAGATCGCCGGGGGTTGGGCAGGAAAGATGATTGGTGTAACTTATGGTGCTCCCACTGAATTTAGAGCAACCGGGAAAACCTACGATGAGGAACTAAACTGGAATGCTAAGCAGGTAAAAGGAGCTTTGAAACAGGATGATCTCTACGTTCAAATGAGCTTTATGATGACAATGGATAAATATAGCATGGATGCTCCAGCAGAAAAATTTGCTAAATCTTTTGCAAATGCTGGCTATCCTCTCTGGTGCGCCAATGTCACAGCGCGTAAAAATTATTTTGATGGTATTATGCCTCCCAAATCTGGTAGTCCAGAATATAACCTCTGGGCTGACGCGATCGATTTCCAAATTGAGGCTGATTACATTGGCTTTATGTGCCCTGCCATGCCACAAACGTCCAATAAAATTTGTAATAAAATCGGTCACATCATGAACTACGGAGATGGAGTTTATGGTGGAATGTTTGTATGTGCACTTTACGCACAGGCTTATTTTGAAAAAGACATTGCTACTATTGTAAAAAATGCACTTAAGGCAATTCCCGCTAAAAGCGAATACGCCCAATGTATTCAAGATGTCATCGATTTGCATGCTAAATATCCAGATAACTGGCGTTCGGCCTGGAAAGAATTTAATGCAAAATGGGGCGATACAGATATCAGTGGACCACTCAATCCCTTTAATATTGACGCAAAAATCAATGGTTCTTTTATAGTTATGGGATTGTTGTACGGTAATGGTGACTTTGGTAAAACTATGGAAATTTCTATCCGATGTGGCCAGGATTCGGATTGTAATCCATCTAATGCTGCTGCTGTTTTAGGGATTCGGGATGGGTATTCAAATATTCCTGATAAATGGAAAAGTGGCATTCCAGAAATTGCTGATTCACTTTTTATTTTCACTGATTACTCCTTTAACAAGGTAGTTGAAAACACACTGAATTACGCCAAAAGAATAGTTTTAGCAAATGGTGGCAAAATAAAAGATGATGTAGTGTATATCAAGGAACAAATTCCTAAAGCACCAAAGAGATTAGAAGTTTCTTTTCCCGGAATTAAGCCTTTGTATCAGGCTGGTGTTGAAGATTCGAACTGGGTTTGGAAAGGTAGTTGGAAAAATGTGGCCAAAGGATGGTTTAATCAAAAAATGAAAGTAAGCGACCAACAAGGCGCTGAAGCCAGTCTTAAATTTAAGGGATCTGGAATTTTGCTCACAGGTAGCTGGGACCGCAACGGAGGCAAAGCTGATATTTATATAGATGGACAGCTAATGCGAACAATTGATACTTATTATTGGGTTGCCAATAGTGGTTATCCAGGAGCTTATCTATATCACGTTTTGAATCTACCGTATGATAATCATACAGTTAGAATTGTAGTGAGCGGCAAAAAAAATCCAAAAGCGACAGGAACTAATATTACATTGGGTGGAGCAGTTATATATGGAACCACTAAATCCTAG
- a CDS encoding SUMF1/EgtB/PvdO family nonheme iron enzyme, translated as MLIWPTYPNIGIDNRNQFDWIRLMPGGLNGVRDMVRQFHKYGIKVLLPYNPWDIGTRREPVSDQTAFAKILAYTEADGINGDTTPGLGISWRAEFDKTGRSLIIEPEHESDDKYLEYDHMGWAYWDYPFIPTISRQKWIEPRHMIHVCNRWAQDHTNDLQFAFFNGVGFETWQNVWGIYNGMTPRAAETVKRITKTEKFFYKLLTGPNWEPHYPVLNHGVFASKWSGARRILWTIVNRNDFDVDGNQIKIAYKKGTRYFDIWHGSELKPTITGKNAVLSFGIEPKGFGAILAIDHAAVDQNLQKLLSDFKELSKIKLMDLSNEWKPLPQKIVEIKPTLSAKKTPKGMIKIPGTKYVMEINGIEIEGGENPGVDVQMPGEKIARRHHRFVVDIPAFFIDKYPVTNRQFKRFMNATHYAPLDTINFLKDWKNGAYQKGWGNKPVTWVDIEDARAYAKWAGKRLPHEWEWQYAAQGKDCRLYPWGNNWDDSAVPIPDKGHNLRGPDDVNAHPKGKSLFGVEDMVGNVWQWTDEYVDTHTKAAILRGGSYYQPQGSYWYFPQAYKLNQHGKYLLMSPGQNRAGTVGFRCVKDAK; from the coding sequence ATTCTTATTTGGCCAACCTACCCTAACATTGGTATTGACAATAGGAACCAATTCGATTGGATTCGATTAATGCCAGGAGGGTTAAATGGTGTAAGGGATATGGTAAGACAATTCCATAAATATGGGATTAAAGTGTTGCTTCCCTATAATCCATGGGATATAGGGACGAGGAGAGAACCAGTATCTGATCAAACTGCTTTTGCAAAAATTTTGGCTTATACTGAAGCTGATGGAATAAATGGGGATACAACACCAGGTTTGGGGATTTCATGGAGAGCAGAATTTGATAAAACCGGTAGAAGCCTTATTATTGAGCCAGAGCATGAATCTGATGATAAGTATCTTGAATATGACCATATGGGCTGGGCTTATTGGGATTATCCATTTATTCCCACCATTAGCAGACAAAAATGGATAGAACCGAGGCATATGATTCATGTTTGCAATCGTTGGGCTCAAGATCACACAAATGATCTACAATTTGCGTTTTTTAATGGAGTGGGATTTGAAACCTGGCAGAATGTGTGGGGAATTTATAATGGGATGACTCCCCGTGCTGCTGAAACAGTCAAAAGAATCACAAAGACGGAAAAGTTCTTTTATAAATTGCTGACTGGCCCTAATTGGGAACCTCATTACCCTGTTTTAAACCACGGTGTGTTTGCAAGCAAATGGTCAGGGGCACGTCGTATTCTATGGACAATAGTAAATAGGAATGATTTCGATGTGGATGGGAATCAAATTAAGATTGCCTATAAAAAGGGAACAAGATATTTTGATATTTGGCACGGTTCAGAGTTGAAACCAACTATTACGGGAAAGAATGCTGTTTTATCTTTTGGAATTGAACCGAAGGGATTTGGAGCAATCTTAGCTATAGATCATGCTGCAGTAGATCAAAATTTACAGAAGCTTTTATCAGATTTCAAAGAGTTGAGTAAGATAAAATTGATGGATCTTAGTAATGAATGGAAACCTCTTCCACAAAAAATAGTTGAGATTAAACCTACTCTAAGCGCAAAGAAAACACCAAAAGGAATGATAAAAATCCCAGGCACAAAATATGTAATGGAAATCAATGGGATTGAGATTGAAGGTGGTGAGAATCCCGGAGTAGACGTCCAGATGCCCGGTGAAAAAATAGCACGTAGGCACCACAGATTTGTTGTAGATATTCCTGCATTCTTCATTGATAAATATCCAGTAACAAACAGACAATTCAAAAGATTTATGAATGCTACACATTACGCACCATTAGATACTATTAATTTCCTGAAAGACTGGAAGAATGGAGCATATCAAAAAGGATGGGGTAACAAACCAGTTACTTGGGTAGATATTGAAGACGCAAGAGCATATGCAAAATGGGCAGGGAAAAGACTGCCCCACGAATGGGAATGGCAATATGCTGCACAAGGTAAAGATTGCCGTCTCTATCCCTGGGGAAACAATTGGGATGATTCTGCAGTGCCCATTCCAGACAAAGGACACAATTTAAGAGGGCCCGATGATGTGAATGCTCATCCAAAGGGGAAAAGTCTGTTCGGAGTAGAAGATATGGTTGGGAATGTCTGGCAATGGACCGACGAATATGTCGATACCCACACAAAGGCGGCAATTCTTCGTGGCGGGTCTTATTATCAGCCTCAGGGATCATATTGGTACTTCCCTCAGGCTTATAAGCTCAATCAGCACGGCAAATATTTGTTAATGTCGCCGGGACAAAACAGAGCCGGTACTGTGGGATTCCGGTGTGTAAAAGATGCAAAATAA
- a CDS encoding carboxylesterase/lipase family protein has protein sequence MFVSKVGINEKKNYLLSYEIINNEEVTVKVLNKIILFFMIVFFLVAANCQKKDSGKPPMIAGADIAIAQTEYGKVRGYIHNGTFVYKGIPYAKAERFMPPVKPDAWEGIRSSLFWGPVCPMMTSHSMELDEGEFLFQHDWGYPSEDCLRLNIWTPGINDEKKRPIMVWIHGGGYAYGSSQELPCYDGESLSKKGNIVLVSVNHRLNVLGFLDLSAYGEKYKFSANAGMMDLVAALEWIRDNIANFGGDPNNVTIFGQSGGGGKVATLLSAPSAKGLFHKAIIESGWNPEYQRQEISRRIGRAVVQELGLQPSQINSIQKMPYAELAAATQRALKKIREQLTAEGNEPKGYSFGLIPTLDGNFLPYEQSDPRALSLSKDVPLIIGTTKNEFITSAWVAPRMRNAPLDSVKSFIQKKYGDKADAYIEAVKQAFPKDTRPTDLIDVDIMFRRSAVNYANLKTSNSNAPVFMYLFTWQSPVFDGDYKAIHCMELPFVFNNIGLWEEITGGGEDAYALADKMSQAWINFACYGDPNHRGLPEWQPYTKENGATMFFDNECVVRHHHDKVLLKVTVRE, from the coding sequence ATATTCGTCTCCAAAGTGGGGATCAACGAAAAGAAAAACTATTTATTAAGCTACGAGATAATTAATAATGAAGAGGTAACAGTGAAAGTACTAAATAAAATCATTCTGTTTTTTATGATTGTATTTTTCCTTGTCGCTGCCAATTGCCAAAAGAAAGACTCAGGTAAACCCCCCATGATTGCTGGTGCTGATATAGCCATCGCGCAGACTGAATATGGCAAAGTCAGGGGCTATATCCATAATGGCACGTTTGTCTATAAAGGTATTCCCTATGCAAAGGCAGAACGGTTTATGCCTCCTGTAAAACCCGATGCATGGGAAGGAATAAGAAGCTCCCTGTTTTGGGGGCCGGTCTGTCCAATGATGACATCACATTCAATGGAGCTGGATGAAGGGGAATTCTTATTCCAGCATGATTGGGGATATCCGAGCGAAGATTGTCTGCGTTTGAATATCTGGACACCTGGAATAAATGATGAAAAGAAAAGACCCATCATGGTCTGGATTCATGGTGGCGGATATGCCTATGGTTCATCTCAGGAGCTTCCATGCTATGATGGAGAAAGCCTTAGTAAAAAAGGTAATATAGTGCTTGTTTCTGTAAACCACCGCCTAAATGTACTGGGATTCCTGGATCTGTCCGCCTATGGTGAAAAATACAAATTTTCAGCAAACGCAGGTATGATGGATCTTGTAGCAGCGCTGGAATGGATAAGAGATAATATTGCTAATTTCGGCGGCGATCCAAATAATGTTACGATATTTGGGCAATCAGGCGGTGGCGGTAAGGTAGCTACCTTGTTAAGCGCACCTTCCGCCAAAGGTCTTTTCCACAAAGCCATTATTGAAAGTGGTTGGAATCCAGAATATCAGAGACAGGAAATAAGCCGGCGAATTGGCAGGGCTGTTGTTCAGGAGCTGGGTTTACAACCTTCACAAATAAACTCCATTCAGAAGATGCCCTATGCAGAACTTGCAGCTGCGACACAGCGGGCATTGAAAAAAATCAGGGAACAACTTACTGCAGAAGGTAATGAGCCTAAGGGATATAGCTTCGGCTTAATTCCTACTCTGGATGGTAATTTCTTGCCTTATGAGCAGAGCGATCCGAGAGCACTTTCTCTATCAAAAGATGTGCCTCTTATTATTGGTACTACTAAAAACGAGTTTATCACTTCAGCTTGGGTTGCACCTCGTATGAGAAATGCTCCCTTAGATAGTGTTAAAAGTTTCATTCAAAAGAAATATGGTGATAAAGCAGATGCCTACATTGAAGCAGTAAAGCAGGCTTTTCCCAAGGATACCAGGCCAACAGATTTAATAGATGTTGATATCATGTTCCGGCGGAGTGCTGTTAACTATGCAAATTTAAAAACATCTAACAGCAATGCACCTGTTTTTATGTACCTGTTCACCTGGCAATCCCCTGTCTTTGATGGGGATTACAAAGCAATTCATTGTATGGAGTTGCCTTTTGTATTCAATAATATCGGCCTTTGGGAGGAAATAACTGGAGGTGGAGAGGATGCTTATGCACTTGCAGACAAAATGAGTCAGGCATGGATAAACTTTGCCTGTTATGGTGATCCAAACCATAGAGGATTGCCAGAGTGGCAACCGTATACCAAGGAGAACGGCGCTACCATGTTCTTTGATAATGAATGTGTTGTACGCCATCACCATGATAAAGTACTCTTGAAGGTCACCGTCAGGGAATAA